The following are encoded in a window of Epilithonimonas zeae genomic DNA:
- the cysD gene encoding sulfate adenylyltransferase subunit CysD, with product MSKYHLDYLEQLESEAIHIFREVAGQFERPALLFSGGKDSITLVHLALKAFRPGKFPFPLVHIDTGHNFPEVLEFRDQLAEQIGEKLIVRKVEDTIKEKGLREPKGKLPSRNALQTFTLLDTVEEFEFDCCIGGGRRDEEKARAKERIFSVRDDFGQWDPKLQRPELWNTYNGKIHKGEQVRAFPISNWTELDVWNYILRENIQLPSIYFSHEREVLNLDNQFIAMNEFVNLDENDVVTTEKVRYRTVGDMTCTAAVLSEASNLEQVIAEIITTKTSERGETRIDDRTSEAAMEDRKKAGYF from the coding sequence ATGTCAAAATATCATTTGGATTATCTGGAGCAGTTAGAATCCGAAGCCATTCATATTTTCAGGGAAGTTGCGGGGCAGTTTGAACGTCCAGCTTTGCTTTTCAGTGGAGGTAAGGACAGCATTACCCTCGTTCATCTAGCACTAAAAGCTTTTCGTCCAGGCAAATTTCCATTTCCGTTAGTTCACATCGATACAGGTCATAATTTTCCCGAAGTTCTGGAATTTCGTGACCAATTAGCTGAGCAGATTGGAGAAAAACTAATTGTAAGAAAAGTAGAAGACACTATTAAAGAAAAAGGTTTGAGAGAACCCAAAGGTAAATTGCCGAGCAGAAACGCACTGCAGACTTTCACATTGTTGGACACCGTTGAAGAATTCGAATTCGACTGTTGCATTGGTGGCGGAAGACGTGATGAGGAAAAAGCCAGAGCCAAAGAACGTATTTTCTCCGTTCGCGACGATTTTGGGCAATGGGATCCGAAACTTCAGCGTCCCGAGCTTTGGAACACTTACAACGGAAAAATCCACAAAGGAGAACAAGTGAGAGCGTTTCCAATCAGTAACTGGACAGAATTAGACGTCTGGAATTACATCTTGAGAGAGAATATTCAATTACCTTCGATTTACTTCTCACACGAACGCGAAGTTCTCAATTTAGATAATCAATTCATCGCAATGAACGAGTTTGTCAATCTTGATGAAAATGATGTCGTGACCACAGAAAAAGTTCGCTACAGAACAGTTGGCGATATGACATGTACTGCAGCAGTATTATCGGAAGCGAGTAATCTAGAGCAGGTGATTGCCGAAATTATCACCACCAAAACCAGCGAACGAGGCGAAACAAGAATAGACGACAGAACTTCGGAAGCCGCAATGGAGGACAGAAAAAAAGCAGGTTATTTTTAA
- a CDS encoding phosphoadenylyl-sulfate reductase, whose translation MENELKKTYQKLIDENIESKSIDEVLEILTNTFPDEVCFSTSFSFEDQVITDLVKDLPIKVFTLDTGRLFEDTYNTWNLTKSKYKLHIKAYYPNPEELEPFIQDNGPDSFYRSVENRKTCCEIRKVHPLKRALKGNKIWITGLRAEHSVARENLSQFEWDESNQIIKYHPILFWTTEQVRDYIKKNNIPYNVLHDKGFVSIGCAPCTRAIQPGEDFRAGRWWWEDASKKECGLHVHK comes from the coding sequence ATGGAGAACGAACTAAAAAAAACTTACCAAAAACTTATAGATGAAAATATTGAATCAAAATCGATAGATGAAGTTCTGGAGATTCTGACAAATACTTTTCCCGATGAAGTTTGCTTTTCAACAAGCTTTAGTTTCGAAGACCAAGTAATTACAGATTTGGTCAAAGATTTACCAATAAAAGTTTTTACGCTGGACACAGGTCGATTATTCGAAGATACTTATAACACTTGGAATTTAACCAAATCCAAGTACAAACTACATATAAAAGCCTATTACCCAAATCCGGAAGAATTGGAACCATTCATTCAGGACAATGGACCGGATTCATTTTACAGGTCTGTAGAGAACAGGAAAACCTGCTGTGAGATTAGAAAAGTTCATCCGTTGAAAAGAGCATTGAAAGGTAACAAAATCTGGATTACAGGACTCAGAGCAGAACATTCTGTAGCGAGAGAAAATCTTTCTCAATTCGAATGGGATGAGTCGAACCAAATCATCAAGTATCATCCAATCCTATTCTGGACAACGGAACAAGTAAGAGATTACATTAAAAAAAATAATATTCCTTATAATGTTTTGCACGACAAAGGTTTCGTTAGCATTGGTTGCGCGCCTTGTACAAGAGCAATTCAGCCAGGCGAAGATTTTCGTGCAGGTCGCTGGTGGTGGGAAGATGCCAGCAAAAAAGAATGTGGACTTCACGTTCATAAATAA
- a CDS encoding NAD(P)/FAD-dependent oxidoreductase, whose product MKQVDYIIVGAGYAGVFFAHQLIKEKKSFKIFYDENISASQISAGVCNPVILKRFNTFWKSQEQIDYLDVIFKEIETYTSKNYLIDENVVRIFHNDSEKVQWTKNSQKEDLKSYLNPDFIKLESVENSFGAGKVNQSCRIDVSSFFTDILNYLEDNNYLIKEKFDYQLIDTANNSYKNFTFKNLIFCEGIASNTNPFFSNIPIQPNKGHCLKVKLNKVPDSYIIKKKHFLFNLQNDNYYYGGSYDRFDKTNNINDESVEELKSALKGIYKNDFEIQDINVAFRATVADRRPILGRHQKYQNFYIFNGLGARGVYNGSYFSKVLFDFIENNLNLESEIDVKRFY is encoded by the coding sequence ATGAAACAGGTAGATTACATCATCGTTGGAGCTGGATATGCTGGAGTTTTCTTCGCTCATCAATTGATTAAGGAAAAGAAATCTTTCAAGATTTTTTATGATGAAAATATCTCCGCTTCTCAGATTTCTGCTGGCGTTTGTAATCCTGTTATCCTGAAGAGATTTAATACATTTTGGAAGTCCCAGGAACAAATCGATTATCTGGATGTTATCTTCAAAGAAATAGAAACTTATACTTCCAAAAATTATTTGATTGATGAAAATGTTGTTCGAATTTTTCATAATGATTCCGAGAAAGTGCAATGGACCAAAAATTCTCAGAAAGAAGATTTGAAGTCTTACCTTAACCCGGATTTTATAAAATTAGAGTCTGTTGAAAATTCTTTCGGAGCTGGAAAGGTCAATCAATCCTGCAGAATTGATGTTTCTAGTTTCTTTACAGATATATTGAATTATTTAGAAGACAACAATTATTTAATCAAAGAAAAATTCGATTATCAATTAATTGATACTGCAAACAATTCGTATAAAAATTTCACATTTAAAAATCTTATTTTCTGCGAAGGTATTGCAAGCAACACTAATCCATTTTTTAGTAATATTCCAATTCAACCTAACAAAGGCCATTGTTTGAAAGTTAAGTTAAATAAAGTTCCAGACTCTTACATTATTAAGAAAAAGCATTTCTTATTTAATCTTCAGAATGATAACTATTACTACGGTGGAAGTTATGACCGTTTTGATAAAACTAATAATATCAATGATGAATCAGTCGAAGAATTAAAATCAGCACTTAAGGGAATTTATAAAAATGACTTTGAAATTCAAGATATCAATGTAGCCTTTCGTGCGACGGTTGCGGACAGAAGACCAATTTTAGGAAGGCATCAGAAATATCAGAATTTCTACATCTTTAATGGATTGGGAGCAAGAGGTGTTTATAACGGAAGTTATTTTTCAAAAGTACTATTTGATTTTATCGAGAATAATTTGAATCTCGAATCCGAAATTGATGTTAAAAGATTCTATTAA
- the porN gene encoding type IX secretion system ring subunit PorN/GldN, which produces MKKIIYSLICLSSTMVFGQSSILNANSPQTFREDREIKKDSITPLKYGFIEDKDILRSMVVWEIIDMNDKINQPFYHNADGLVSQNKSLYQILLDAVNSGKIKEVYSGDDFTSRLTPEGIAAATSVPMVDNYFTEIMNANKIEDAEAQRLLKYFTSLKGTGNKQVDGMFMKYSTRLADVLEYNGAAQPAATEETVTTGKGKKKKTVKKTTKAPSIEPGTMLVNLDGSWYKIKKSDIEANVGFSETKTEKVKALKLMGMWYIDKRDTQLRYRLLGIAAMGEDPNAAILKAERAQQMQESGAPVDPSILNEAGDLIDLFWIYYPDARQVLSSNYIFNAKNSTSDITFDDVLNARRFSSVIYKADNGLGRGGSGIIDEYIPNDAEGQLEESDRIKAQILQMENDMWNY; this is translated from the coding sequence ATGAAAAAGATTATATATAGTTTAATTTGTCTTTCCTCAACAATGGTTTTTGGACAGAGTAGCATTCTTAATGCTAATTCGCCACAGACTTTCAGAGAAGATCGTGAGATTAAGAAAGATAGTATTACACCTCTTAAATATGGATTTATCGAGGATAAAGACATCTTAAGAAGTATGGTTGTATGGGAGATTATTGATATGAATGATAAAATCAATCAGCCTTTTTACCATAATGCTGATGGCTTGGTTTCTCAAAACAAGTCTCTTTATCAGATCTTATTAGATGCTGTTAATTCAGGTAAAATAAAAGAAGTTTATTCTGGCGATGATTTTACAAGCAGATTAACTCCTGAGGGAATTGCTGCTGCAACGTCTGTTCCAATGGTAGATAATTATTTTACCGAAATAATGAACGCTAATAAAATCGAAGATGCAGAAGCGCAAAGACTTTTAAAATATTTTACTTCATTAAAAGGAACTGGTAACAAGCAAGTTGATGGAATGTTTATGAAATATTCTACTAGACTGGCGGATGTTTTGGAGTATAACGGAGCTGCTCAGCCTGCTGCTACTGAAGAAACTGTAACTACTGGTAAAGGTAAAAAGAAAAAAACTGTTAAAAAAACAACCAAAGCGCCTTCTATTGAACCAGGGACTATGCTTGTGAACTTAGACGGTTCTTGGTACAAAATCAAGAAAAGTGACATTGAAGCCAATGTTGGTTTTTCTGAAACCAAAACTGAAAAAGTTAAGGCACTTAAGTTGATGGGAATGTGGTATATCGATAAGAGAGATACTCAATTAAGATATAGACTACTTGGAATTGCAGCGATGGGTGAAGATCCAAATGCGGCGATTCTAAAAGCAGAAAGAGCACAACAAATGCAAGAATCTGGAGCTCCGGTTGATCCTTCTATCTTAAATGAAGCTGGTGATTTAATTGATCTTTTCTGGATCTATTATCCGGATGCTAGACAAGTTCTAAGCAGCAATTATATCTTTAATGCTAAAAACTCTACTTCTGATATTACTTTTGATGATGTTCTTAATGCAAGAAGATTTTCATCAGTAATCTATAAAGCGGACAATGGTCTTGGTAGAGGCGGAAGCGGTATCATCGATGAGTATATTCCGAATGATGCAGAAGGCCAATTGGAAGAAAGCGACAGAATCAAAGCACAGATTCTTCAAATGGAAAATGATATGTGGAATTACTAA
- the porM gene encoding type IX secretion system motor protein PorM/GldM yields MAGGKQTPRQKMINLMYLVFIAMLAMQIDQEIIRSYKDTNQSLTDTRLTVQDKNDKIFKKTLEAKAVSSPENYGPLLDQYKGLEGKTNELVNFIEDLKTKMSTEAEYNPTLAVEESFTALNNTEPATNNFFKDGDEKNPSKTATDLQAKINGLRDFIVSTFGANPQLKDVAERAKKTLVADFPKGDKRAAKGWIQYKFYNQPLVAALSNLEVIQSEARNLQSDAITSMLQEKVDADIKFDAYEALVSGPSSVMKGEPAQIKVAIGTFASSVPGLSISGAQVVNGQGIITPNTGSTGEQKFQGTITFNDKNGKAHSLPYAHTLNVVSGAEALKEQSGAILAADKMNVLYRGLSNPVSGSILGADLSATTLSAAGASVSGSSGKWNVTPGSGNEVTLTIAGKSPSGKTITQPFKFRIKNIPPPRGEIRGKSYDVMPANMISKQTLTATLKDFDFPVSFNVVSFKVKVPGKAVMTVNGNSLAPVEPLTKGLRSGDNIAIFDVQATAQGLSGVVLPNISGVVISAL; encoded by the coding sequence ATGGCAGGAGGTAAACAGACACCACGTCAGAAGATGATTAACCTGATGTATTTGGTTTTCATTGCGATGCTTGCAATGCAGATCGATCAGGAAATCATCAGATCATATAAAGATACCAATCAATCATTAACTGATACCAGACTTACAGTTCAGGACAAGAATGATAAGATTTTCAAAAAGACTTTAGAAGCTAAGGCTGTTTCTTCACCAGAAAACTATGGTCCATTGTTAGATCAGTATAAAGGTTTAGAAGGAAAAACTAACGAATTAGTTAATTTTATCGAAGACCTTAAAACTAAAATGAGCACCGAAGCTGAGTACAATCCTACTTTGGCTGTTGAAGAAAGTTTTACTGCTCTTAACAATACTGAGCCAGCTACTAATAACTTCTTTAAAGATGGTGATGAAAAAAACCCATCTAAAACGGCTACAGATCTTCAAGCTAAGATTAATGGCTTAAGAGATTTTATTGTAAGTACTTTCGGAGCTAATCCTCAATTGAAAGATGTTGCTGAAAGAGCTAAAAAAACACTTGTTGCAGATTTTCCTAAGGGAGATAAAAGAGCTGCAAAAGGGTGGATCCAGTATAAATTTTATAACCAACCATTAGTTGCTGCACTTTCTAACTTAGAAGTTATACAGTCAGAAGCTAGAAACTTGCAGTCAGATGCAATCACTTCTATGCTTCAGGAGAAAGTGGATGCTGATATCAAATTTGATGCTTACGAAGCTTTAGTATCTGGACCAAGTTCAGTTATGAAAGGTGAACCAGCTCAAATTAAAGTGGCGATCGGAACTTTTGCTAGTTCAGTACCTGGTCTATCAATTTCTGGAGCTCAAGTTGTAAATGGACAAGGTATTATTACGCCTAATACAGGTTCTACTGGAGAGCAAAAATTCCAAGGGACTATTACATTTAACGATAAAAATGGAAAGGCACATTCACTTCCATATGCACATACACTTAATGTAGTTTCTGGTGCAGAAGCACTTAAAGAACAGAGTGGTGCAATCTTAGCAGCTGACAAAATGAATGTTCTTTACAGAGGACTTTCCAACCCAGTTTCAGGATCAATCTTAGGTGCAGATCTTAGTGCTACTACTTTATCAGCTGCTGGTGCATCTGTTAGCGGAAGCAGTGGAAAATGGAATGTTACACCAGGTTCTGGTAATGAGGTTACACTTACAATTGCTGGAAAATCACCAAGTGGAAAAACAATTACTCAGCCTTTCAAATTTAGAATTAAAAATATCCCTCCACCAAGAGGAGAGATCAGAGGTAAGAGTTATGACGTTATGCCTGCAAACATGATTTCAAAACAAACTTTAACGGCTACGCTTAAAGATTTTGATTTCCCTGTGTCTTTTAACGTTGTAAGCTTCAAAGTTAAAGTTCCTGGTAAAGCAGTAATGACTGTAAACGGAAACTCATTAGCTCCTGTTGAACCTTTAACAAAAGGCTTGAGATCTGGAGATAACATAGCAATCTTTGATGTTCAGGCAACTGCACAAGGATTAAGTGGGGTAGTACTTCCTAATATTAGTGGGGTTGTTATTAGTGCACTATAA
- the porL gene encoding type IX secretion system motor protein PorL/GldL encodes MFKTKESITNFVYSFGAAIVILGALFKMTHWHVGPITGNVALAAGLITEAIIFLFFAFDPPAKEENYAWENVYPELLDESAERQPRKVVAKVENKELEVSLSDKLDKMLADAKLDVSLFERLRGGIDKFSSSVDQINQTVDVSASTHKYNEQLNLAASHLESMNALYALQLEQGQKQSEFSKKYVEDIQKSAAQSEKFNEELQGLTSNLNSLNRVYGGMLSAMKS; translated from the coding sequence ATGTTTAAAACTAAAGAATCAATAACTAACTTTGTTTATTCGTTTGGTGCAGCTATCGTAATCTTAGGTGCTTTATTCAAAATGACGCACTGGCACGTAGGACCTATTACTGGTAACGTAGCACTTGCTGCAGGTTTGATTACAGAAGCAATCATCTTCTTGTTCTTCGCATTCGATCCACCAGCAAAAGAAGAAAATTATGCTTGGGAAAACGTTTACCCAGAATTATTGGATGAGTCTGCTGAAAGACAACCAAGAAAAGTTGTTGCTAAAGTAGAAAATAAAGAATTGGAAGTTTCATTATCTGACAAGCTTGACAAAATGTTAGCTGATGCTAAATTAGACGTAAGCTTATTCGAAAGATTAAGAGGCGGAATTGATAAATTCTCATCTTCCGTAGATCAAATCAACCAAACTGTAGATGTTTCTGCTTCTACTCACAAATATAACGAGCAATTGAATCTTGCTGCTTCTCACCTTGAGAGTATGAATGCTTTATATGCTTTACAATTGGAACAAGGTCAAAAACAGTCTGAGTTCAGTAAAAAATATGTTGAAGATATCCAGAAATCTGCAGCACAATCAGAAAAATTCAATGAGGAATTACAAGGTTTAACTTCTAATCTTAATAGCCTTAACAGAGTTTATGGTGGCATGCTTAGCGCAATGAAGTCTTAA